A single genomic interval of Halorubrum aethiopicum harbors:
- a CDS encoding NAD-dependent epimerase/dehydratase family protein, with protein MTDTALVVGGTRFIGRHAVADLTENGYRVTTLTRGNREDPFADDDRVDHIEGDRTNDRDLEAARLSADPDIVIDCVAYRPADVAAATEIFADVDGYVYVSSGAAYAAEHVPKREGETPLEACTPEQATDDSDATYGNRKAAGDREVFAAAAEGVNATSVRPCIVYGPHDYTERLDYWIDRVLTYDRVVVPGDGDNLWHRAYVEDVASALRIVAERGEPGAAYNVGDRRALTLEETLETIAAVADTTCTVVPADADALAAGGLEPTDFTLYREYPHLLDTCALADLGWESTPVEEAMARSVADHRDSDRDGNEWDPGRDAEERVLGVKETL; from the coding sequence ATGACCGACACGGCGCTCGTGGTCGGCGGCACGCGGTTCATCGGCCGGCACGCGGTCGCGGACCTCACCGAGAACGGCTACCGGGTCACGACGCTGACCCGCGGGAACCGCGAGGACCCGTTCGCGGACGACGACCGGGTCGACCACATCGAGGGGGATCGCACGAACGACCGCGACCTGGAAGCCGCGAGGCTGTCCGCGGATCCCGATATCGTGATCGACTGCGTGGCGTACCGCCCCGCCGACGTCGCGGCCGCGACCGAGATCTTCGCCGACGTCGACGGCTACGTGTACGTCTCCTCCGGCGCGGCCTACGCGGCCGAGCACGTGCCGAAACGCGAGGGCGAGACGCCGCTCGAGGCGTGTACGCCGGAACAGGCGACCGACGATAGCGACGCCACCTACGGCAACCGGAAGGCCGCGGGCGACCGGGAGGTCTTCGCCGCGGCCGCCGAGGGCGTCAACGCGACGTCCGTCAGGCCGTGTATCGTGTACGGCCCGCACGACTACACCGAGCGGCTCGACTACTGGATCGATCGCGTCCTCACCTACGACCGCGTGGTCGTCCCCGGCGACGGGGACAACCTCTGGCACCGGGCGTACGTCGAGGACGTGGCGAGCGCGCTCCGGATCGTCGCGGAGCGCGGCGAGCCGGGGGCCGCCTACAACGTCGGCGACCGCCGGGCGCTCACGCTCGAGGAGACGCTCGAGACGATCGCCGCCGTCGCCGACACGACGTGTACGGTCGTGCCCGCGGACGCGGACGCCCTCGCGGCCGGCGGGCTCGAGCCGACCGACTTCACGCTCTACCGGGAGTACCCGCACCTGCTCGACACCTGCGCGCTCGCCGACCTCGGCTGGGAGTCGACGCCCGTCGAGGAGGCGATGGCGCGGAGCGTCGCCGACCACCGCGACTCGGATCGCGACGGGAACGAGTGGGACCCCGGTCGCGACGCCGAAGAGCGGGTACTCGGCGTGAAAGAGACGTTATAG
- a CDS encoding pyridoxal-phosphate-dependent aminotransferase family protein, giving the protein MSDRSLETVADDEAPEVGELSPPDRTLMGPGPSEVHPRVLRGMSTPLVGHLDPSFVEIMDEVQELLRYTFRTDNQWTIPVSGTGSASMEAAIGNLVEPGDTMLVPTNGYFGGRMASMAERAGGEVVEVDAPWGEPLDPADVEAAFDAHQPDVFGFVHAETSTGVLQPHVPELTDIAHAHDAYVIADCVTSLGGVEMRVDEWDVDVAYSGPQKCLSCPPGASPLTLNDRAMDKVLDRDEQPRSWYLDLALLEGYWGDERAYHHTAPITNVYAIREALRLVAEEGIESRWERHRAVAGDLKAGLQDLGLEMNAPDEYWLPSLNAVRVPDGVDDGAVIDHLLEEYDIEIASGLGDLAGDIWRIGCMGYSARPQNVEFLLAALEDALAEQGFEG; this is encoded by the coding sequence ATGTCCGATCGATCGTTGGAGACTGTCGCGGACGACGAAGCGCCCGAAGTCGGGGAACTCTCGCCGCCGGATCGGACCCTGATGGGGCCGGGACCGAGCGAGGTTCACCCGCGGGTACTGCGCGGAATGAGCACGCCGCTCGTCGGCCACCTCGACCCCTCGTTCGTCGAGATCATGGACGAAGTTCAGGAGCTGTTGCGGTACACGTTCCGGACCGACAATCAGTGGACGATCCCCGTCTCGGGGACGGGGTCGGCGTCGATGGAGGCCGCGATCGGCAATCTCGTCGAGCCGGGCGACACGATGCTCGTCCCGACGAACGGCTACTTCGGCGGGCGGATGGCCTCGATGGCCGAGCGCGCCGGCGGCGAGGTCGTCGAGGTCGACGCGCCGTGGGGCGAGCCGCTCGACCCCGCGGACGTCGAGGCGGCGTTCGACGCCCACCAGCCGGACGTGTTCGGGTTCGTCCACGCGGAGACCTCCACGGGCGTCCTCCAGCCGCACGTCCCGGAGCTGACGGACATCGCGCACGCCCACGACGCGTACGTGATCGCCGACTGCGTCACGTCGCTCGGCGGCGTCGAGATGCGCGTCGACGAGTGGGACGTCGACGTGGCGTACTCGGGCCCACAGAAGTGTCTCTCCTGTCCGCCGGGCGCGAGCCCGCTCACGCTCAACGACCGGGCGATGGACAAGGTGCTCGACCGCGACGAGCAGCCCCGGTCGTGGTACCTCGACCTCGCGCTGCTGGAGGGATACTGGGGCGACGAGCGCGCCTACCATCACACCGCGCCGATCACCAACGTGTACGCGATCCGCGAGGCCCTCCGGCTCGTCGCCGAGGAGGGCATCGAGAGCCGGTGGGAGCGGCACCGCGCGGTCGCCGGCGACCTGAAGGCCGGGCTCCAGGACCTCGGACTCGAGATGAACGCACCCGACGAGTACTGGCTGCCCAGCCTCAACGCGGTCCGCGTGCCCGACGGGGTCGACGACGGCGCGGTCATCGACCACCTCCTCGAGGAGTACGACATCGAGATCGCCTCCGGGCTCGGCGACCTCGCGGGCGACATCTGGCGTATCGGCTGTATGGGCTACTCCGCGCGCCCGCAGAACGTCGAGTTCCTGCTCGCGGCGCTCGAGGACGCGCTCGCCGAGCAGGGATTCGAGGGCTGA
- a CDS encoding FAD-binding protein — protein MGDMEYDIVVVGGGVAGLSAAVFTARHGLDTLVCDAGGSILRRNAHLDNFPGFPVGVNARRLLDLLEEQAENAGTDRLDARVTAVEPAAEDGPGGDDPARFRIETADGDRIAADYVVAATKNEVGYLEGVDGVGLLDRGKTFVDTDERGRTGVDGLYAAGRLAEKPHQAAVCAGHGAEVAVTLLEDDDGPFYHDWVAPEGYFSDRGRPIPPGCEEIGGAERRRREGRSLETMRERFAEPHPDDQETHPSLREE, from the coding sequence ATGGGCGACATGGAGTACGACATCGTCGTCGTCGGTGGCGGAGTCGCGGGGCTGTCGGCGGCCGTCTTCACGGCCCGTCACGGCCTCGACACGCTCGTCTGTGACGCGGGCGGATCGATCCTTCGCCGGAACGCCCACCTGGATAACTTCCCCGGCTTCCCCGTCGGCGTCAACGCGCGCCGCCTGCTCGACCTCCTCGAAGAACAGGCCGAGAACGCCGGCACCGACCGCCTCGACGCCCGAGTGACGGCGGTCGAACCCGCGGCCGAAGACGGTCCCGGGGGCGACGATCCGGCCCGGTTCCGGATCGAGACGGCGGACGGCGACCGGATCGCCGCCGACTACGTCGTCGCGGCGACGAAAAACGAGGTCGGCTACCTCGAGGGCGTCGACGGCGTCGGCCTCCTCGACCGCGGAAAGACGTTCGTCGACACGGACGAGCGCGGTCGGACCGGCGTCGACGGGCTGTACGCCGCGGGCCGGCTCGCGGAGAAGCCCCATCAGGCGGCGGTGTGTGCCGGCCACGGCGCGGAGGTCGCGGTCACGCTGTTGGAGGACGACGACGGCCCCTTCTACCACGACTGGGTCGCCCCGGAGGGGTACTTCTCCGACCGCGGTCGACCGATCCCGCCCGGCTGTGAGGAGATCGGCGGGGCGGAGCGGCGACGACGCGAGGGCCGGTCGCTCGAGACGATGCGCGAGCGGTTCGCCGAACCGCACCCGGACGACCAGGAGACGCACCCGAGCCTCCGGGAGGAGTGA
- a CDS encoding PLP-dependent cysteine synthase family protein, with the protein MTTHREPLDSVLETIGETPLVRVHDSPDAVPVYAKLESFNPGASVKDRIGKYMLEAMLERGDLEPGGTVIEPTAGNTGIGIAVAAEQLDVNAVFVVPERFSVEKQQLMRALGADVINTPTDDGMGFAIERAHEIAEELDGAVVPQQFSNPLNAEAHYETTGPEIAEALDGEVGAVVAGCGTAGTLMGMARYFRERDSDTRVVAVEPAGSAYREFFGEDVDHEEYKTEGIGTHDIETNELFDPDLVDEIHAIPDREVHEEMGRLAAEEGHLVASSSAANALAAKRVAREIRDGEVDAPHESVVTVFPDSSERYLSKGVYRDFEEWEG; encoded by the coding sequence ATGACCACGCATCGCGAGCCCCTCGACTCCGTGTTGGAGACGATCGGCGAGACGCCGCTCGTCCGGGTTCACGACTCGCCGGACGCGGTGCCGGTGTACGCGAAGCTGGAGTCGTTCAACCCCGGCGCGAGCGTCAAGGACCGCATCGGGAAATACATGCTCGAGGCGATGCTCGAGCGCGGCGATCTGGAGCCCGGTGGGACGGTCATCGAGCCGACCGCGGGCAACACGGGAATCGGGATCGCGGTCGCCGCCGAGCAGCTCGACGTGAACGCCGTCTTCGTCGTCCCCGAACGGTTCTCCGTGGAGAAACAGCAGCTGATGCGGGCGCTCGGCGCGGACGTGATCAACACGCCGACGGACGACGGGATGGGGTTCGCGATCGAGCGCGCCCACGAGATCGCGGAGGAGCTGGACGGCGCGGTGGTCCCCCAGCAGTTCTCGAACCCGCTCAACGCCGAGGCCCACTACGAGACGACCGGCCCGGAGATCGCCGAGGCGCTCGACGGCGAGGTGGGCGCGGTCGTCGCCGGCTGCGGCACCGCCGGCACGCTGATGGGCATGGCCCGCTACTTCCGCGAGCGCGACTCCGACACCCGCGTCGTCGCCGTCGAGCCCGCCGGCTCCGCGTACCGCGAGTTCTTCGGCGAGGACGTCGACCACGAGGAGTACAAGACTGAGGGGATCGGCACCCACGACATCGAGACCAACGAGCTGTTCGACCCCGATCTCGTCGACGAGATCCACGCGATCCCCGACCGCGAGGTCCACGAGGAGATGGGCCGGCTCGCCGCCGAGGAGGGTCACCTCGTCGCCTCCTCGTCGGCCGCGAACGCGCTCGCCGCCAAGCGGGTCGCCCGCGAGATCCGCGACGGCGAGGTCGACGCCCCCCACGAGAGCGTCGTGACCGTCTTCCCCGACTCCTCGGAGCGCTACCTCTCGAAGGGCGTCTACCGCGACTTCGAGGAGTGGGAGGGGTAG
- a CDS encoding ABC transporter substrate-binding protein, producing the protein MGGTRGTPEAHEADPTDPDAIDGPTRRDAIRYGGSVAVGGLLAGCTGGESTVDPTGDGSSTTGGANGTDDGGDGSSGTGGSETGHSATLSPVGTVEFDSVPERVFTVFPQYADMAVALGHGDAVASVYVPEMSGTTMNRYYGDLEGVSFEWEGLFDPLSEGIAKERLYELDADVHLADPAWASTQENWDRSDVEEIGSRVAPWFGNFYSGTRAEPPSGYDGYEYYDLWELFGGVADVFDERERYEALAAVHDDLLETVRGDLPPAGERPTAVRVSMAADGESFYTYHLNEPGYWLADTRPLGAVDAFADADWDGLWGQVDFEAMAEADPDAILHLWGFTPSRSMAEFRSTLRDHPVGADLAAVENDRLHAQGMRYQGPIMNLFQIEMTAKQLYPETFGEWPRHEDGDGYPDLPEDERLFDRERVAGIINEGA; encoded by the coding sequence ATGGGCGGCACACGCGGGACACCCGAGGCACACGAAGCGGATCCGACCGATCCGGACGCGATCGACGGGCCGACGCGACGAGACGCGATCAGGTACGGCGGCTCGGTCGCCGTCGGCGGGCTGCTCGCCGGCTGTACCGGCGGCGAGTCGACGGTCGATCCGACCGGAGACGGCTCGTCCACGACGGGTGGCGCGAACGGGACCGACGACGGCGGGGACGGCTCCTCGGGAACGGGCGGGAGCGAGACGGGACACTCGGCGACGCTCTCACCGGTGGGCACCGTCGAGTTCGACTCGGTCCCCGAGCGCGTCTTCACGGTCTTCCCACAGTACGCCGACATGGCGGTGGCGTTGGGCCACGGCGACGCGGTCGCCTCCGTCTACGTCCCCGAGATGTCGGGGACGACGATGAACCGCTACTACGGCGACCTGGAGGGCGTCTCCTTCGAGTGGGAGGGCCTCTTCGACCCGCTGAGCGAGGGGATCGCGAAGGAGCGGCTCTACGAGCTCGACGCCGACGTTCACCTCGCGGACCCGGCGTGGGCGTCGACGCAGGAGAACTGGGACCGGAGCGACGTCGAGGAGATCGGATCGCGGGTCGCCCCCTGGTTCGGGAACTTCTACAGCGGGACGCGGGCCGAGCCGCCGTCGGGATACGACGGTTACGAGTACTACGACCTGTGGGAGCTGTTCGGCGGCGTCGCCGACGTCTTCGACGAGCGCGAGCGCTACGAGGCGCTCGCCGCGGTCCACGACGACCTCCTCGAGACGGTTCGAGGCGACCTGCCGCCGGCGGGCGAGCGCCCCACCGCGGTGCGCGTCTCGATGGCGGCCGACGGCGAGTCGTTTTACACCTACCACCTGAACGAGCCGGGGTACTGGCTCGCGGACACCCGGCCGCTCGGAGCCGTCGACGCCTTCGCCGACGCGGACTGGGACGGTCTGTGGGGGCAGGTCGACTTCGAGGCGATGGCGGAGGCCGACCCGGACGCCATCCTCCACCTCTGGGGGTTCACCCCCTCGCGCAGCATGGCCGAGTTCCGGTCGACGCTCCGGGACCACCCCGTCGGCGCGGACCTGGCCGCGGTCGAGAACGACCGGCTCCACGCGCAGGGGATGCGCTATCAGGGGCCGATCATGAACCTGTTCCAGATCGAGATGACCGCGAAACAGCTGTACCCCGAGACGTTCGGCGAGTGGCCCCGTCACGAGGACGGCGACGGCTACCCCGATCTCCCCGAGGACGAACGCCTGTTCGACCGCGAGCGAGTCGCGGGTATCATCAACGAGGGCGCGTAG
- a CDS encoding sensor histidine kinase, producing MSEPPSVSDPDADLRNVLDRMADGFFAVDADWRITYANDRATEILRGAMADDDAAVEGAHLWEAIPEATDTEFYDRYHQAMRTQEPASFDAYYRPLDTWFDVRAFPSESGLSIHLRDITERRELERQRQRNLHAIQRLYAVSSDGDRSFEAKLEEIFELGCEYLDLPNGFLTRIENGTQHIEASRATHSALEQGEACPLEEAYCKRTVELDRLLTVVDAANEGWEGEPAYERFGLGTYIGGRVEIDAELYGTLCFADTDARGESFSDLQKTFVELLTRWVSYELERERARAQLQHERDRFEEFASVVSHDLRNPLNTAVGHLELLAEESDSERIDPVQRSLARMETLIEDLLTLARDGVRVEELETVDLAETARDGWSTAETAAAELTVELDRTRIRADESRLRQLLENLFRNAVDHGGSDVAVRVGRLDAASGFFVEDDGPGIPEDERDQVFETGYTTSDEGTGFGLSIVEEIAAAHDWTVTVGESGSGGARFEVDGVEFVADGDEFGGE from the coding sequence ATGAGCGAACCGCCATCGGTTTCGGATCCCGACGCCGACCTCCGGAACGTCCTCGATCGGATGGCGGACGGGTTCTTCGCCGTCGACGCCGATTGGCGGATCACGTACGCGAACGATCGGGCCACCGAGATACTCCGCGGGGCGATGGCCGACGACGACGCCGCGGTCGAGGGAGCACACCTGTGGGAGGCGATCCCCGAGGCCACCGACACCGAGTTCTACGACCGGTACCACCAGGCGATGCGCACGCAGGAGCCGGCGTCGTTCGACGCCTACTACCGGCCGCTCGACACCTGGTTCGACGTGCGAGCGTTCCCCTCGGAGTCCGGACTCTCGATACACCTCCGCGACATCACCGAACGGCGGGAGCTCGAGCGCCAGCGGCAACGGAACCTCCACGCGATCCAGCGGCTGTACGCGGTCTCCTCCGACGGGGACCGGTCCTTCGAGGCGAAACTCGAGGAGATATTCGAGCTGGGCTGTGAGTATCTCGACCTGCCGAACGGCTTCCTCACCCGTATCGAGAACGGGACACAACACATCGAGGCGTCACGGGCGACGCATTCGGCGCTCGAACAGGGGGAGGCCTGCCCGCTCGAGGAGGCGTACTGTAAACGGACGGTCGAACTCGACCGGCTGTTGACGGTGGTCGACGCGGCGAACGAGGGATGGGAGGGGGAACCGGCCTACGAGCGGTTCGGGCTCGGAACGTACATCGGCGGCCGCGTCGAGATCGACGCGGAGCTGTACGGGACCCTCTGTTTCGCCGACACGGACGCGCGGGGGGAGTCGTTCTCCGACCTCCAGAAGACGTTCGTCGAGCTGTTGACCCGCTGGGTGAGCTACGAGCTGGAGCGCGAGCGAGCGCGAGCGCAGCTCCAACACGAGCGCGACCGGTTCGAGGAGTTCGCGAGCGTCGTGAGCCACGACCTCCGGAACCCGCTGAACACCGCGGTCGGCCACCTCGAACTGCTCGCGGAGGAGAGCGACAGCGAGCGTATCGATCCGGTCCAGCGGTCGCTCGCGCGGATGGAGACCCTCATCGAGGACCTGTTGACGCTGGCGCGCGACGGCGTCCGCGTCGAGGAGCTCGAGACCGTCGACCTCGCGGAGACGGCTCGCGACGGGTGGTCGACCGCCGAGACGGCGGCCGCCGAGCTGACCGTCGAACTCGATCGGACCCGGATCCGGGCGGACGAGTCCCGGCTCCGACAGCTCCTCGAGAACCTCTTCCGCAACGCGGTCGATCACGGCGGGAGCGACGTGGCGGTGCGGGTCGGACGGCTCGACGCCGCGAGCGGGTTCTTCGTCGAGGACGACGGCCCGGGCATCCCCGAGGACGAACGCGATCAGGTGTTCGAGACCGGCTACACGACGAGCGACGAGGGGACCGGGTTCGGGCTGAGCATCGTCGAGGAGATAGCCGCCGCACACGACTGGACGGTCACGGTCGGCGAGAGCGGGAGCGGCGGGGCGCGGTTCGAGGTCGACGGGGTCGAGTTCGTGGCCGACGGCGACGAGTTCGGCGGGGAGTGA
- the thrS gene encoding threonine--tRNA ligase, with the protein MPLVRLSEGMSETDACADVTVVLPDGSELSVPAGSTVEDVAYEIGPGLGSDTVAGKIDGELVEKHAEVGDGDRIEIVTDQSDEYLTVLRHTAAHVFAQALQRLHPEATLTIGPPTDEGFYYDVTDVDLDEDDLDAIEAEMDEIIAADYDVERVVRSREDAMEIYADNEYKRQILEEEADDDEVTFYVQDGWQDLCRGPHVESTGEVGAAALLEVSAAYWRGDEDNDTLTRVYGTAFASESDLEEHLELREQAKERDHRKIGQEMNLFSIPTVTGPGLPLYHPPGKTVLNELSAFANGLNRENGYEEVETPHVFRTELWKKSGHYENYKEDMFLLDVNDEEYGLKPMNCPGHATIFDQQNWSYRDLPKRYFENGKVYRKEQRGELSGLSRVWSFTIDDGHLFVRPDQIRGEIESVIEMIFEVVETLDLEVEVALATRPDKSVGGDEIWESAEEQLRDVLESGGYDYDVEPGDGAFYGPKIDFGFEDALGRVWDGPTVQLDFNMPERFGLTYTGEDNEEHRPVMIHRALYGSYERFFMVLIEHFDGDFPLWLAPEQVRILPVSDETLGYAHRVKNALADAGIRVEVEDRDWTVGRKIRQGHDDRLPYMVVVGDDEAEAGTVSVRDRFENQRGDVDLDVFVDHLVEEYEEKRVEPDFVTGAE; encoded by the coding sequence ATGCCGCTCGTCCGGCTTTCCGAGGGTATGAGCGAGACGGACGCGTGCGCCGACGTGACGGTCGTCCTCCCGGACGGGTCAGAGCTCTCCGTGCCGGCCGGATCGACGGTCGAGGACGTCGCCTACGAGATCGGTCCCGGACTCGGGAGCGACACGGTCGCCGGCAAGATCGACGGCGAGCTCGTCGAGAAGCACGCCGAGGTCGGCGACGGCGACCGGATCGAGATCGTCACGGACCAGTCGGACGAGTACCTGACGGTCCTGCGCCACACGGCCGCGCACGTGTTCGCGCAGGCGCTCCAGCGGCTCCACCCCGAGGCGACGCTCACGATCGGCCCGCCGACCGACGAGGGGTTCTACTACGACGTGACCGACGTCGACCTCGACGAGGACGACCTCGACGCCATCGAAGCGGAGATGGACGAGATCATCGCGGCCGACTACGACGTCGAGCGCGTCGTCCGATCGCGTGAGGACGCGATGGAGATCTACGCCGACAACGAGTACAAACGCCAGATACTCGAGGAGGAGGCCGACGACGACGAGGTGACCTTCTACGTCCAGGACGGCTGGCAGGACCTCTGTCGGGGCCCGCACGTCGAGTCGACCGGCGAGGTCGGGGCGGCGGCGCTGCTCGAGGTGTCGGCGGCGTACTGGCGCGGCGACGAGGACAACGACACGCTCACCCGGGTATACGGGACGGCGTTCGCCTCCGAGTCCGACCTCGAGGAGCACCTCGAGCTGCGCGAGCAGGCCAAGGAGCGCGACCACCGCAAGATCGGCCAGGAGATGAACCTCTTCTCGATCCCGACGGTGACGGGGCCGGGCCTCCCGCTGTATCACCCGCCGGGCAAGACCGTCCTGAACGAGCTCTCCGCGTTCGCGAACGGGCTCAACCGCGAGAACGGCTACGAGGAGGTCGAGACGCCGCACGTGTTCCGGACGGAGCTGTGGAAGAAGTCGGGCCACTACGAGAACTACAAGGAGGACATGTTCCTCCTCGACGTCAACGACGAGGAGTACGGGCTCAAGCCGATGAACTGCCCGGGCCACGCGACGATCTTCGACCAGCAGAACTGGTCGTACCGCGACCTCCCGAAGCGCTACTTCGAGAACGGGAAGGTGTACCGCAAGGAGCAGCGCGGCGAGCTCTCGGGGCTCTCCCGGGTGTGGTCGTTCACCATCGACGACGGCCACCTGTTCGTCCGCCCGGACCAGATCCGGGGGGAGATCGAGTCCGTCATCGAGATGATCTTCGAGGTCGTCGAGACGCTCGATCTCGAGGTCGAGGTCGCGTTGGCGACCCGACCCGACAAATCCGTCGGCGGCGACGAGATCTGGGAGTCGGCGGAGGAACAGCTCCGCGACGTGCTCGAGTCCGGCGGCTACGACTACGACGTCGAGCCCGGCGACGGGGCCTTCTACGGCCCGAAGATCGACTTCGGCTTCGAGGACGCGCTGGGCCGCGTCTGGGACGGGCCGACGGTCCAGCTCGATTTCAACATGCCCGAGCGCTTCGGGCTGACCTACACCGGCGAGGACAACGAGGAGCACCGCCCGGTGATGATCCACCGCGCGCTGTACGGGAGCTACGAGCGCTTCTTCATGGTGCTCATCGAGCACTTCGACGGCGACTTCCCGCTGTGGCTCGCGCCCGAACAGGTGCGGATCCTCCCCGTCTCCGACGAGACGCTCGGCTACGCCCACCGCGTGAAGAACGCGCTCGCCGACGCCGGGATCCGCGTCGAGGTCGAGGACCGCGACTGGACGGTCGGCCGCAAGATCCGCCAGGGCCACGACGACCGGCTCCCGTACATGGTCGTCGTCGGCGACGACGAGGCCGAGGCCGGTACCGTCTCCGTGCGCGACCGCTTCGAGAACCAGCGCGGCGACGTCGACCTCGACGTCTTCGTCGACCACCTCGTCGAGGAGTACGAGGAGAAACGCGTCGAGCCGGACTTCGTGACGGGCGCGGAGTAG
- a CDS encoding DUF7551 domain-containing protein gives MIGTTLEDIRDHVERLATDDGDYYLVCARYGDRPVPAAGLRFADRPTARAAARATEQYRAALRRYDPGVPRYDVIVSQLCEPPERPDRLDLPDRPERSDRPDHPDRRSDRGSGRSESRTGGCGGHGGGGRHGGIDEHDAASGRGGSDEDDEDRWALSEPVINGRSRRNERRRRLVEFCHRIAAAVFEALSEAGCREVETAVMDRYFDLAERVPDPDALCLCLLEGMAAELADRLAAEDLTDILSRAADRLERSSVDGFDDADRGTAGIDVVRPADGAGGPADTPDDEDAADPLSATLGDLRDHGLLAGFDRVPAATEPLDLDDGTGSFAETARITGYALSPRNGSLPVLPIVVEFIRRSPERRPTGTRVEPTDDGWTMRVEFEGDANDDSDDVPKGLVTAPIRSPEP, from the coding sequence ATGATCGGAACCACGCTCGAGGACATCCGCGACCACGTCGAACGCCTCGCGACCGACGACGGCGACTACTACCTCGTCTGTGCGCGCTACGGCGACCGTCCGGTTCCCGCGGCGGGACTCCGGTTCGCGGACCGACCCACGGCGCGGGCGGCCGCTCGGGCGACCGAGCAGTACCGGGCCGCGCTCCGCCGGTACGACCCGGGCGTCCCGCGCTACGACGTCATCGTCTCGCAGCTGTGCGAGCCCCCCGAACGCCCCGACCGCCTCGATCTCCCCGACCGCCCCGAACGCTCCGACCGCCCCGATCACCCCGACCGCCGTTCCGATCGGGGCTCCGGACGGAGCGAGTCCCGAACCGGCGGGTGCGGCGGACACGGCGGGGGCGGCAGACACGGCGGGATCGACGAGCACGACGCCGCGAGCGGACGCGGCGGATCCGACGAGGACGACGAGGACCGATGGGCGCTCTCGGAGCCCGTGATCAACGGCCGATCCCGGCGGAACGAACGCCGGCGGCGGCTGGTGGAGTTCTGTCACCGGATCGCGGCCGCCGTCTTCGAGGCGCTCTCGGAGGCCGGCTGCCGGGAGGTGGAGACTGCGGTGATGGACCGGTACTTCGATCTCGCCGAGCGCGTGCCGGACCCCGACGCCCTCTGTCTCTGCCTGCTCGAGGGAATGGCGGCGGAACTCGCCGACCGGCTCGCGGCCGAGGACCTGACCGACATCCTCTCGCGGGCCGCGGACCGCCTCGAGCGGTCGTCCGTCGACGGATTCGACGACGCGGACCGTGGAACAGCGGGGATCGACGTCGTCCGTCCCGCCGACGGTGCGGGCGGTCCCGCCGACACTCCCGACGACGAGGACGCGGCCGATCCGTTATCCGCGACGCTCGGGGACCTCCGCGATCACGGGCTCCTCGCGGGTTTCGATCGCGTGCCGGCGGCCACGGAGCCTCTCGACCTCGACGACGGCACCGGGTCGTTCGCGGAGACCGCCCGGATTACCGGCTACGCGCTCTCGCCGCGGAACGGGTCGCTCCCGGTGTTGCCGATCGTCGTCGAGTTCATCCGGCGGTCCCCGGAACGCCGGCCGACCGGAACGCGGGTCGAGCCGACCGACGACGGCTGGACGATGCGCGTGGAGTTCGAGGGCGACGCTAACGATGACAGCGACGACGTCCCGAAAGGGTTGGTCACCGCACCGATCCGCTCGCCGGAGCCGTGA